A single window of Gymnogyps californianus isolate 813 chromosome 16, ASM1813914v2, whole genome shotgun sequence DNA harbors:
- the SLC8B1 gene encoding mitochondrial sodium/calcium exchanger protein: MGPAGVLSLAGVLSLAGVLAGDSGVQPARTPLPLDLGRTVPPEGDALSHGRGLDCWEVRKHNSSEWCRFIRSNPDCRLEGGFLNYLEGVFCVFPPRLLPLAVTLYALWLLYLFIILGVTAEKFFCPNLSAISTNLKLSHNVAVFSLTSPLHGVTFLAFGNGAPDVFSAVVAFSDPRTAGLAIGAVFGAGVFVTTVVAGGIALVKPFTAASRPFLRDVIFYMVAVFLTFMVLYFGRITLGEALGYLGLYVFYVFTVVLCTWIHRRQRREGLAPPDPVPPEMLTDAEEQESSGTNSGDYGEEYRPLLPSRETSLRILATALSPLDYRKWRRKPWYWRLFKVLKVPVELVLLLTVPVVDPDKDDLNWKRPLNCLHVLTSPLLCILTLKSGAYGLYQIQGVFPVWGLVTLVGSVLAIITFITTSNEEPPKYHCVFAFLGFLASAMWINAAATELVNILRTLGIIFQLSNTVLGLTLLAWGNSIGDTFSDLTMARQGYPRMAFSACFGGIIFNILVGVGLGCLLQMTSSQLVVKLEPDSLLVWILAGALGLSLVFSFVSVPAQCFQLGKAYGVCLILYYLAFLCVALLTEFRVIHLSAI, encoded by the exons ATGGGGCCGGCCGGGGTGCTCAGCCTGGCTGGGGTGCTCAGCCTGGCCGGGGTGCTGGCGGGGGACAGCGGGGTGCAGCCAGCCAGGACCCCGCTGCCGCTGGACCTGGGGCGCACGGTCCCTCCCGAGGGAGATGCTCTGAGCCACGGCCGGGGCCTGGAT TGCTGGGAGGTGCGGAAACACAACAGCTCCGAGTGGTGCCGCTTCATCCGGAGCAATCCCGACTGCCGGCTGGAGGGCGGCTTCCTCAACTACCTCGAGGGGGTCTTCTGCGTCTTCCCCCCCCGGCTGCTCCCCCTGGCCGTCACCCTCTAC GCTCTCTGGCTCCTGTACCTGTTCATCATCCTCGGCGTGACGGCGGAGAAGTT CTTCTGCCCCAACTTATCGGCCATCTCCACCAACCTGAAGCTGTCTCACAATGTGGCA GTCTTTTCCTTGACGTCTCCTCTCCATGGTGTCACCTTCCTGGCCTTTGGCAACGGGGCGCCTGATGTCTTCAGTGCCGTGGTCGCCTTCTCCGACCCCCGGACGGCGGGGCTGGCCATCGGGGCTGTCTTTG GTGCCGGCGTGTTCGTGACCACGGTGGTGGCCGGGGGCATCGCCCTGGTCAAGCCCTTCACGGCTGCCTCCAGGCCATTCCTCAGGGATGTCATCTTCTACATGGTGGCTGTCTTCCTCACCTTCATGGTCCTCTACTTCGGCAGGATCACGCTGGGAGAGGCTCTGG GTTACCTGGGGCTGTATGTTTTCTATGTCTTCACCGTGGTGCTCTGCACCTGGATTCACCGGCGGCAGCGGAGGGAAGGGCTGGCCCCCCCAGACCCTG tccccccagAGATGCTGACAGATGCTGAAGAGCAGGAGTCTTCGGGCACAAACAGTGGGGACTACG GTGAGGAGTACCggcccctgctcccctcccggGAGACCTCCCTGCGCATCCTCGCCACTGCCCTCAGCCCCTTGGACTACCGCAAGTGGAGGAGGAAGCCCTGGTACTGGCGGCTCTTCAAGGTCCTCAAG GTGCCCGtggagctggtgctgctgcttaCTGTTCCCGTCGTGGACCCCGACAAGGATGACCTGAACTGGAAGAGACCCCTCAACTGCCTGCACGTCCTCACCAGCCCCCTGCTCTGCATCCTCACCCTGAAGTCAGGCGCCT ATGGGCTGTACCAGATCCAGGGCGTCTTCCCAGTCTGGGGACTGGTCACACTGGTTGGCTCTGTCCTGGCCATCATCACCTTCATCACCACAAGCAACGAGGAGCCGCCCAAATACCACTGC GTATTTGCCTTCCTCGGGTTTTTGGCCAGTGCCATGTGGATCAACGCCGCGGCCACGGAGCTGGTGAACATCCTCCGGACCCTGGGCATCATCTTCCAGCTGAGCAACACCGTACTGGGCTTGACGCTGCTGGCCTGGGGCAACAGCATCGGGG aCACCTTCTCTGACCTCACCATGGCACGGCAGGGCTATCCCCGCATGGCCTTCTCCGCCTGCTTCGGGGGCATCATCTTCA ACATCCTGGTTGGCGTGGGACttggctgcctgctgcagatgACCAGCAGCCAGCTGGTGGTGAAG CTGGAGCCCGACAGCCTCCTGGTCTGGATCCTTGCCGGGGCCCTGGGGCTGAGCTTGGTCTTCTCCTTCGTGTCGGTGCCAGCGCAGTGCTTCCAGCTGGGCAAGGCGTACGGCGTTTGCCTTATCCTCTACTACCTGGCCTTCCTCTGCGTGGCCCTGCTGACCGAGTTCAGGGTGATCCATCTCTCCGCCATCTGA